A segment of the Butyrivibrio fibrisolvens genome:
CCAAAAATCATGGGGCCTCTACGTATTCCATTATCTGATGATCGCGGTCAGCGGATGGTATCTGCATACATTATGTCCGTCCCTTGCACCTATCATCGTATATCTGCTTGTTGCAATAGCAGCATTTGCAGGCTCCTACCTTCTGTATGAGATCATGAGCCGCATACCTTTCATAAGGTGGTGTGTTTTGGGAATTAAAAAGGAGAAGATATGAGTTTTGCTGATAACCTTATTGAATTAAGAAAGCTTAACAATCTGTCGCAGGAAGACATCGCCGAGAAAATAGGCGTATCCAGGCAGACTCTTTCAAAATATGAGACCGGCGAGTCGCTTCCGGATATAGAGAGATGTAAGATGCTGGCTGACATCTTCGGTGTAACCATGGACGACCTTATCTCATATGAAAAGAATGATTCGGACAACCTGGGATATGCTATACCGCCGAAAGGAAAACATATCTTTGGAATGGTCAAAGTGGGAGATAAAGGTCAGATCGTTATTCCTGCCAAAGCAAGAAAGATCTTCGATATTAAAACAGGTGATAATCTGATCGTTCTCGGAGATGAATTCCAGGGTATAGCTCTTATTAAGGAGACGGGTCTTCTCGGTCTTATCAACAGTGCGAAAGAAACCAAATTTTAGAAAGAAAGGTTAAGAGACATCAATGGATTTCAAAATAGTTTTTTCAGATATAGACGGAACAATTCTAAACAGTGAACATAGAATGCTTAAGGGCACACTTGATGCAATATTTGCCCTAAAGAAAGCCAATATCCCTTTTGTCATTGCGACAGCAAGAGGACCATCCGGAGTACGGCCGATTTTTAAAAGATACGGGTTTACCTGCCCGATGATCTGTTATAGTGGGGCGCTTATCATTGATGAAAACGATAAGATAATGTACTCGGAGGGATTTGATGCCGATGACGCGAGGGATATTATTTCTTATATAGAGGCGGAGAAGATTGACTGTACATGGAATATCTATTCAGAAGAATTGTGGATTGTAAATGACAGGAATGACCGACTGGTCCGCGCAGAAGAGGAAATCGTTGAGGTCTGTGCAACAGAGGGCGGCCTAGAGCTTCTTCCAAAAGATGCAATCATAGGAAAGCTCCTTTGCATATGTAAGCCTGAAGCAATATGTGGTATAGAAAATGAATTGAAAAAGAGATTTCCAAAGCTGTCGATAGTTAAATCCTCAGATGTTCTTCTTGAAATCATGGGAAAGGGAATTACAAAGGCCGACGGAGTCAGGCGAGTATGCTCGTATATGAACATTCCGCCGGAGAAAGCGGTTGCTTTTGGTGATCATTTTAATGATGCAGAAATGCTACGATCTGTAGGATTTCCTTTTCTGATGGGAAATGCTCCGGAGGAATTGAAGAAGGAATTCTCGTGTGTGATCGGAAGTAATGATGACGAGAGCATTTCAGAAGCCTTTAGGAGTATTGGCCTATTATTGGAGTGAGGGAGATGACAGTGATCTTAATCGGATTTCTATTTTGTTGGAAAGACAGATGAAGAACTATCTCTTGTCTGCAAAACGGAAGATACTCCGCAGAATACGACCGAGCGTGAAGATGGATGTAGAGGATTTCGTATTCAGGGAGTACTGGATTTCTCGATGATTGGGATTCTGTCAAAACTGTCAGGTATCCTTGCAGAACATAAGATAGGGATTTTTGCTGTTTCAACCTACAACACGGATTATATCCTTGTGAAGGAAGAAAACTTTGAACGTTCGTTGGAAGTGCTGATTGCCGAAGGATATACGGTAATATAAAATTTCAGGATAATCCAAAAAACTACAAATCGGTTTTTCTGGTTAAAACAGGAGGCGCCTCATGAAATTAAATCGCATTCATCATATTGCGGTGATTTGTTCCGACAAAGACACTGCTCTGAACTTTTACCATAATAAGCTTGGCTTTCGAATTCTGCGAGAGAACTATAGACCGGAACGGGATGATTGGAAGATTGACCTTAAGCTCGATGACAGCGAAATCGAACTTTTTATTATGAAGGATCATCCACTCCGTCCTTCTCCCGAAG
Coding sequences within it:
- a CDS encoding Cof-type HAD-IIB family hydrolase produces the protein MDFKIVFSDIDGTILNSEHRMLKGTLDAIFALKKANIPFVIATARGPSGVRPIFKRYGFTCPMICYSGALIIDENDKIMYSEGFDADDARDIISYIEAEKIDCTWNIYSEELWIVNDRNDRLVRAEEEIVEVCATEGGLELLPKDAIIGKLLCICKPEAICGIENELKKRFPKLSIVKSSDVLLEIMGKGITKADGVRRVCSYMNIPPEKAVAFGDHFNDAEMLRSVGFPFLMGNAPEELKKEFSCVIGSNDDESISEAFRSIGLLLE
- a CDS encoding VOC family protein — translated: MKLNRIHHIAVICSDKDTALNFYHNKLGFRILRENYRPERDDWKIDLKLDDSEIELFIMKDHPLRPSPEAYGLRHLAFRVDSVDETVAELESMGIPCEPIRRDAFTGEKMTFFRDPDGLPLEIHE
- a CDS encoding helix-turn-helix domain-containing protein; amino-acid sequence: MSFADNLIELRKLNNLSQEDIAEKIGVSRQTLSKYETGESLPDIERCKMLADIFGVTMDDLISYEKNDSDNLGYAIPPKGKHIFGMVKVGDKGQIVIPAKARKIFDIKTGDNLIVLGDEFQGIALIKETGLLGLINSAKETKF